The following coding sequences lie in one Xanthomonas hortorum pv. pelargonii genomic window:
- a CDS encoding DUF5329 domain-containing protein — translation MNAKFFLIALLLSASASAQGVSPATTREVGQLFKVLAQSNCEFSRNGSWYAAPKASEHLQRKYDYLQKKGLVTSTESFIELAATKSSMSGKPYQVRCGGNAPVSSQSWFTGKLRELRRRSSGSSTTSTKPHIPTLRFDPLTLNHWQI, via the coding sequence ATGAACGCTAAATTTTTTCTGATTGCACTCCTGCTGAGCGCCTCTGCATCGGCGCAAGGTGTTTCGCCGGCTACGACGCGTGAGGTTGGTCAGCTTTTCAAAGTCCTTGCGCAATCCAACTGCGAATTTTCCCGCAATGGGTCGTGGTACGCGGCGCCGAAAGCCAGCGAACACCTGCAGCGCAAGTACGACTACTTGCAGAAGAAGGGGCTGGTGACCTCCACAGAATCCTTTATCGAACTTGCCGCCACCAAGAGCAGCATGTCGGGCAAGCCGTACCAGGTGCGTTGCGGTGGTAATGCGCCGGTGTCGAGCCAGTCTTGGTTTACTGGCAAACTGCGCGAGTTGCGCAGACGATCTTCGGGTAGCAGCACGACTTCTACAAAACCACACATTCCCACACTGCGGTTTGATCCGCTCACCCTCAATCACTGGCAGATATGA